The Naumovozyma dairenensis CBS 421 chromosome 3, complete genome genome has a window encoding:
- the MRPS28 gene encoding mitochondrial 37S ribosomal protein uS15m (similar to Saccharomyces cerevisiae MRPS28 (YDR337W); ancestral locus Anc_5.389) → MLNIIRRNTISPLGENLIFSRAFVSTSKLYSAKAAKFLKAQRRRQKNEEKQATIKNSLERVDPVFGKKNVPFIARISAELKEPLVLSSGYNVEEVEKFLAAIETTKKKQLADRGINVDMIVSENEKELEEKRQVILRILSMRNANNKSSIKLALKLAREEFQRFPGDTGSSEVQAACMTVRILNMAHHIQEHRKDYSNTRHLRMLVQQRQSILRYLKRNNAERYYWVIQKLGLTDTAVTEEFNMDRQYMKDYKFFESAAVN, encoded by the coding sequence AtgttgaatattattagaaggAATACCATATCCCCTTTGGGAGAGAATCTTATCTTTTCCAGGGCTTTTGTCTCAACTTCTAAATTGTATAGTGCTAAAGCCgctaaatttttaaaagcACAGAGAAGAAGACAAAAAAATGAGGAGAAACAGGCTACTATCAAGAACTCCTTGGAGAGAGTAGATCCAGTCTTTGGTAAGAAAAATGTACCATTCATCGCTCGTATATCAGcagaattgaaagaacCATTAGTATTATCATCAGGTTACAATGTTGAAGAGGTAGAGAAATTTCTTGCCGCAATCGAAACTaccaagaagaaacaattaGCAGATCGTGGTATAAATGTAGACATGATAGTTTCTGAAAATGAGAAGGAACTGGAGGAAAAACGTCAAGTTATTTTAAGAATCTTAAGCATGAGAAATGCCAATAATAAAAGCTCAATCAAGTTGGCTTTGAAGCTTGCCCGTGAAGAATTTCAACGATTCCCTGGCGATACAGGTTCCAGTGAGGTTCAAGCTGCATGTATGACTGTCCGTATACTTAATATGGCCCATCACATTCAAGAACATCGGAAAGATTATTCTAACACGAGACATTTAAGGATGTTAGTACAGCAAAGGCAAAGTATACTAAGGTATTTAAAGAGAAACAATGCTGAAAGATATTACTGGGTTATTCAAAAGCTTGGATTAACTGATACGGCTGTTACGGAGGAATTCAACATGGATAGACAGTATATGAAAGACtacaaattttttgaaagtgCTGCTGTAAATTAG
- the FCF1 gene encoding rRNA-processing protein FCF1 (similar to Saccharomyces cerevisiae FCF1 (YDR339C); ancestral locus Anc_5.392), whose translation MGKAKKTRKFALTKRTLNAKKDQRLKANQDKIREKEDPELTRNIPQVSSALFFQYNEAIKPPYQVLIDTNFINFSIQKKIDLVRGMMDCLLAKCNPLITDCVMAELEKLGPKYRIALKLARDPRIKRLSCSHKGTYADDCIVNRVLQHKCYIVATNDAGLKQRVRKIPGIPLMSVGGHSYVIEKLPDVF comes from the coding sequence ATGGGTAAAGCAAAAAAGACTAGAAAGTTCGCACTTACGAAACGTACATTAAATGCTAAAAAGGATCAAAGGCTGAAGGCAAACCAGGATAAAATAAGGGAGAAAGAAGACCCTGAATTGACTAGAAACATACCGCAAGTCTCCAGTgctcttttctttcaatataatGAAGCCATTAAACCTCCATATCAAGTTTTGATCGATACAAATTTTATAAACTTCTCCATACAGAAAAAGATAGATTTAGTGAGAGGTATGATGGATTGTTTATTAGCAAAGTGCAATCCTTTGATTACCGATTGCGTCATGGcagaattggaaaaactAGGTCCAAAATATCGTATAGCGTTAAAATTAGCTCGTGATCCAAGAATTAAACGTCTCAGCTGTTCCCATAAAGGTACATATGCAGATGACTGTATTGTCAATAGAGTCCTGCAACATAAATGTTATATCGTTGCCACTAATGATGCTGGTTTAAAACAACGTGTGAGAAAGATCCCTGGTATCCCATTAATGAGTGTTGGTGGTCATAGCTATGTCATCGAAAAATTACCGGATGTCTTCtga
- the NDAI0C04540 gene encoding uncharacterized protein (similar to Saccharomyces cerevisiae YDR338C; ancestral locus Anc_5.390), whose protein sequence is MAGILSKTLSEVHPTLRTNGMGVGNTHRRISLGFFPPNKKNPLVRKFSRRSRPTDQRSFRSLGDDFGSNVHEPHHYMDEIMEEPEMHYNEEDGGELSRTVSLPSRVSETPELSSPGVDWILQEHERRYSSVYNSDNEEGEEDMEQYEPRELGYDEFINRIQVQKQTHESMMQRTGITPRRPSFVSVTSKGSVPAIYQEDVHSAELAQLAKEKVTFKSESKVLASYSFPLIFTFLLEQIFPMVCSLTVGHLGKNELAAVSLASMTSNITLAIFEGIATSLDTLCPQAYGSGRYYSVGIHLQRCITFSLIIFVPFAFFWFYSESILYMVVPEKELIALTSQFLRVLILGAPAYIFFENLKRFLQAQGIFDAGIYVLTICAPLNILISYTLVWNKYIGMGFIGSAVAVVINFWMMFFLLLLYTLYVEGRKCWGGFSSKAFTHWKDLSHLAISGIIMLEAEELSYELLTLFSAYFGTSYLAAQSAVSTMAALLYMVPFAIGISTSTRIANFIGAKSSEHAHISSKVGLTFSFGAGLTNCLLLVLGRNFIASVFSRDEDVKKLISGLLPLVGLVQNFDSLNAVAGSCLRGQGMQSLGSVVNLLSYYLFGIPLALILSWYFNMKLFGLWIGIGCAMLLIGLIESYYVLFPNWDAIMNYAELLKESEDDDSDDEEYFTDSDEPTEYSPLLSA, encoded by the coding sequence ATGGCTGGAATCCTATCAAAGACATTATCTGAAGTTCACCCAACTCTCCGAACCAATGGTATGGGGGTAGGGAATACACATAGAAGAATATCACTTGGTTTTTTTCCACCTAATAAGAAGAATCCTTTGGTGCGTAAATTCAGTAGAAGATCGCGACCTACTGATCAGAGGAGTTTCAGATCTTTAGGAGATGATTTTGGCAGTAATGTTCATGAGCCACACCATTATATGGACGAAATAATGGAAGAGCCCGAGATGCATTATAATGAGGAAGATGGCGGTGAGCTTAGCAGAACAGTGTCATTACCATCAAGGGTGTCCGAAACACCAGAGTTATCCTCTCCAGGCGTAGACTGGATTCTTCAAGAGCATGAACGAAGGTATTCTTCTGTTTACAAttctgataatgaagaaggCGAAGAAGATATGGAACAGTATGAGCCAAGAGAATTAGGttatgatgaatttatcaataGGATACAAGTTCAAAAGCAAACACACGAATCAATGATGCAACGAACGGGGATTACACCTCGAAGGCCGTCATTCGTATCAGTTACAAGTAAAGGCTCTGTTCCAGCAATTTATCAAGAAGATGTTCATTCCGCTGAATTAGCTCAGTTGGCTAAGGAAAAGGTTACTTTCAAGTCAGAATCTAAAGTATTAGCATCTTACTCTTTCCCATTAATTTTCACGTTTCTACTAGAACAAATATTCCCAATGGTCTGCTCACTAACGGTAGGTCACCTGGGGAAAAACGAGCTGGCGGCAGTTTCCCTAGCATCAATGACTTCCAATATCACATTAGCCATTTTTGAAGGTATCGCGACAAGTTTGGATACATTATGCCCTCAAGCTTATGGTTCAGGTCGTTATTACAGTGTCGGTATCCATTTACAGCGTTGTATCactttttcattaattatttttgttcCCTTCgcatttttttggttttatTCGGAATCAATACTGTATATGGTCGTTCCTGAAAAGGAGTTGATCGCTCTTACTTCTCAGTTCTTGAGAGTATTGATACTTGGTGCTCCAGCATATATCTTTTTCGAAAACCTAAAGAGGTTTTTACAAGCACAGGGAATATTTGATGCTGGTATTTATGTTCTAACTATATGTGCACCACTGAATATTCTTATTAGTTATACTTTAGTCTGGAACAAATACATCGGTATGGGGTTCATTGGTTCTGCCGTAGCCGTAGTGATCAACTTCTGGATGATGTTCTTCCTTCTACTACTCTACACTTTATACGTGGAAGGTAGGAAATGTTGGGGTGGGTTCTCATCAAAAGCATTCACGCACTGGAAAGACTTGAGTCATCTTGCAATATCTGGTATCATAATGCTTGAAGCAGAAGAACTATCCTATGAACTATTAACATTATTCAGTGCATACTTTGGGACAAGTTATCTAGCGGCACAATCAGCGGTATCTACAATGGCTGCCTTACTATACATGGTTCCTTTTGCGATCGGTATCTCAACTTCCACTAGAATTGCCAATTTCATTGGTGCAAAAAGTTCAGAACATGCCCATATCTCATCCAAAGTTGGGCTGACTTTCTCGTTCGGAGCTGGTCTAACCAACTGTTTACTACTGGTATTAGGGCGTAATTTTATTGCGAGCGTATTTTCAAGAGATGAGGATGTAAAAAAACTAATAAGCGGTTTGTTACCATTGGTTGGATTGGTTCAGAATTTTGACTCTTTAAATGCAGTGGCTGGATCATGCTTAAGAGGACAGGGAATGCAATCATTAGGTAGCGTCGTGAACCTCCTGtcatattatttgtttggTATCCCTTTAGCTCTTATATTAAGCTGGTACTTCAATATGAAGCTATTTGGGTTATGGATAGGTATTGGTTGTGCCATGTTACTAATTGGATTAATTGAGTCCTATTATGTCTTATTCCCGAATTGGGATGCCATTATGAACTATGCCGAGTTACTTAAAGAATCGGAGGATGACGATTCTGATGACGAAGAATATTTTACAGATTCTGACGAACCGACAGAATATTCCCCATTGTTATCTGCCTAA